A genomic window from Vitis riparia cultivar Riparia Gloire de Montpellier isolate 1030 chromosome 18, EGFV_Vit.rip_1.0, whole genome shotgun sequence includes:
- the LOC117906543 gene encoding uncharacterized ATP-dependent helicase C29A10.10c-like isoform X2, with translation MGSRGRPLFDLNEPPAEDEEENDGVFSFQPQKALPSLNSHTPDLFSTSSGPQRILNNHAFTHASSVSGFQPFVRPRGANVSEEPVEQKRAGNQNSKFASSSNAGNGDETNAGPQLVSSPADAQAVEREEGEWSDDESSANVYGSSSMQEQSVSGSGKAQAMSEQMDYHASSVAAETLSCDIKVFESTKEENNSHASVTLDPDTHDQRSNSSRNSEGNGKGDVGPMDGQEEPGLVPKLKEVKGVEASFAVKCANNPGKKHKLDLHKEAMLGKKRTRQTVFLNLEDVKQAGPMKTSTPRRQNFPAPITTRIVKEIRSVPPPAERIGEKQNHSMIKDQKQVDLSSNEGGGGNLVESNEPKSESNNDMNSGLLGRPRRLNSANDISAEVHPPTIPRQSSWKPTDSRQFKNSQFSGRKPSMINQSESKLVNKKHPPAKMQTTVSSQYQDTSVERLIREVTNEKFWHHPEETELQCVPGRFESVEEYIRVFEPLLFEECRAQLYSTWEELTETVSRDLHAMVRIKSIERRERGWYDVIVLPANECKWTFKEGDVAILSAPRPGSVRSKRNNTSSIEDDEEAEISGRVAGTVRRHNPIDTRDPVGAILHFYVGDSYDSNSKVDDHILRKLHPKGIWYLTVLGSLATTQREYIALHAFRRLNLQMQTAILHPSPEHFPKYEEQPPAMPECFTPNFVEYLHKTFNGPQLAAIQWAAMHTAAGTSSGVTKRQDPWPFTLVQGPPGTGKTHTVWGMLNVIHLVQYQHYYTALLKKVAPESYKQTNESTSDNVSMGSIDEVLQSMDQNLFRTLPKLCPKPRMLVCAPSNAATDELLARVLDRGFIDGEMKVYRPDVARVGVDSQTRAAQAVSVERRTEQLLVKNRDEILGWMHQLKVRDAQLAQQMLCLQRELNAAAAAVRSQGSVGVDPDVLVARDQNRDTLLQNLAAVVESRDKILVEMNRLVILESRFRSGSNFNLEEARANLEASFANEAEIVFTTVSSSGRKLFSRLTHGFDMVVIDEAAQASEVAVLPPLSLGAARCVLVGDPQQLPATVISKAAGTLLYSRSLFERFQQAGCPTMLLSVQYRMHPHIRDFPSRYFYQGRLTDSESVTNLPDEAYYKDPLLRPYVFYDITHGRESHRGGSVSYQNIHEAQICLRLYEHLQKTLKSLGMGKISVGIITPYKLQLKCLQREFDDVLSSEEGKDLYINTVDAFQGQERDVIIMSCVRASSHGVGFVADIRRMNVALTRARRALWVMGNANALMQSDDWAALISDARARSCYLDMDSLPKEFLVPKGPTYGPLSGKVSSNMRGLRSAGPRHRQLDMHVESKSGTPSEDDEKSNASLISRNGNYRPLKPTMENSLDDFDQSADKSRDAWQYGIQKKQSSAGVVAKRDS, from the exons ATGGGTTCTCGAGGAAGACCACTATTTGACCTTAATGAACCCCCTgcagaagatgaagaagagaaTGATGGTGTCTTTAGCTTCCAGCCTCAGAAGGCACTTCCTTCCTTAAATTCCCATACTCCTGACTTGTTTTCTACATCATCAGGTCCTCAACGAATCCTAAATAACCATGCTTTTACACATGCATCTTCCGTTTCGGGCTTTCAGCCTTTTGTTCGGCCTAGAGGAGCTAATGTCTCTGAAGAGCCTGTTGAACAAAAGAGGGCTGGGAATCAGAATTCAAAGTTTGCCTCATCATCTAATGCCGGTAATGGCGATGAAACAAATGCAGGACCGCAGCTAGTTTCGAGTCCTGCAGATGCTCAAGCTGTTGAAAGAGAAGAAGGGGAATGGTCTGATGATGAAAGCTCAGCTAATGTATATGGAAGCAGTAGTATGCAAGAGCAGTCAGTTAGTGGATCTGGTAAAGCTCAAGCAATGTCTGAGCAGATGGATTACCATGCTTCTAGTGTGGCTGCAGAGACACTTTCTTGTGatataaaagtttttgaaaGTACCAAGGAGGAAAATAATAGTCATGCCTCTGTAACGTTGGATCCAGACACACATGATCAGAGAAGTAACAGTAGCAGAAATTCAGAAGGCAATGGTAAAGGTGATGTGGGTCCCATGGATGGTCAGGAAGAACCTGGTTTAGTACCAAAACTGAAAGAAGTTAAGGGAGTTGAAGCAAGCTTTGCTGTGAAATGTGCAAATAATCCTGGAAAAAAGCATAAGCTTGACCTACACAAAGAAGCGATGCTTGGGAAAAAAAGAACCAGGCAGACTGTGTTTCTTAATTTGGAAGATGTCAAGCAAGCTGGCCCTATGAAAACTTCCACTCCAAGAAGACAAAACTTTCCAGCACCTATTACAACACGAATTGTTAAAGAAATTCGTTCTGTTCCTCCACCTGCTGAACGCATTGGAGAAAAGCAGAATCATTCCATGATTAAAGATCAGAAACAAGTGGATTTATCATCTaatgaaggaggaggaggaaatCTTGTAGAATCTAATGAACCTAAATCTGAAAGTAACAATGATATGAATTCTGGACTTCTAGGTAGACCTAGGAGGCTAAATAGTGCTAATGATATTTCTGCAGAGGTGCACCCACCAACAATTCCAAGACAGAGTTCATGGAAGCCCACAGATTCAAGGCAATTTAAGAATTCACAGTTTTCTGGCAGGAAGCCATCTATGATCAATCAAAGTGAATCAAAATTGGTAAACAAGAAACATCCTCCTGCCAAAATGCAAACTACAGTGAGCTCACAATATCAAGATACTTCAGTGGAACGCCTTATACGGGAGGTGACAAATGAAAAGTTTTGGCATCACCCAG AGGAGACTGAGCTCCAATGTGTTCCTGGTCGGTTTGAATCTGTAGAAGAATATATTAGAGTGTTTGAGCCTTTGCTTTTTGAGGAATGCCGAGCACAACTCTATAGCACCTGGGAGGAGTTAACTGAAACAGTTTCAAGAGATCTACATGCAATGGTCCGGATAAAAAGCATTGAAAGGCGAGAAAGAG GATGGTATGATGTGATAGTCCTTCCAGCAAATGAATGCAAGTGGACATTTAAAGAGGGTGATGTTGCAATTCTTTCGGCTCCCAGGCCTGGATCAG TTAGATCCAAGAGGAATAACACATCTTCaattgaagatgatgaagaggCGGAGATCAGTGGACGTGTGGCTGGTACTGTCAGACGACACAATCCAATTGACACTCGTGATCCTGTGGGTGCAATCCTCCATTTTTATGTTGGGGATTCATATGATTCTAACAG CAAGGTTGATGATCATATTCTAAGGAAACTTCATCCCAAGGGTATCTGGTATTTAACAGTGCTTGGTTCTCTTGCAACCACCCAGCGGGAGTACATTGCTCTTCATGCATTTCGTCGTCTCAATTTACAG ATGCAAACTGCTATCCTTCATCCAAGTCCAGAACACTTCCCAAAATATGAAGAGCAGCCCCCTGCCATGCCTGAATGCTTCACACCGAACTTTGTTGAATATTTACACAAAACCTTCAATGGTCCCCAGCTAGCAGCAATTCAATGGGCTGCCATGCATACGGCTGCTGGCACAAGTAGTGGGGTGACAAAGAGGCAAGACCCATGGCCATTTACTCTAGTTCAAGGGCCTCCAGGGACAGGCAAGACACACACAGTCTGGGGAATGCTAAATGTCATCCATCTTGTTCAGTATCAGCACTACTACACTGCTCTGCTTAAGAAAGTAGCACCTGAAAGTTATAAGCAAACTAATGAGAGCACTTCTGACAATGTCTCTATGGGATCCATTGATGAAGTTCTCCAGAGCATGGATCAAAACCTCTTCCGCACTCTTCCAAAACTTTGCCCAAAACCTAGAATGCTTGTTTGTGCTCCCTCTAATGCTGCAACTGATGAGCTGCTGGCACGTGTTCTTGATCGTGGATTTATTGATGGTGAGATGAAAGTTTATCGTCCTGATGTGGCCCGAGTTGGAGTTGATTCACAAACACGGGCTGCTCAGGCAGTTTCTGTTGAGCGTAGAACTGAGCAGCTTTTGGTTAAGAACCGTGATGAAATTCTTGGATGGATGCACCAGTTAAAAGTTCGTGATGCACAGTTGGCTCAGCAGATGCTTTGTCTTCAAAGAGAGCTCAATGCTGCAGCAGCTGCTGTTCGTTCGCAGGGGTCTGTTGGAGTTGACCCTGATGTTCTTGTGGCTCGAGACCAAAACCGAGACACATTGCTTCAAAACCTTGCAGCAGTGGTTGAAAGCAGGGATAAGATTCTGGTTGAAATGAACCGCCTGGTCATTTTAGAAAGCAGGTTCCGTTCTGGaagcaatttcaatttggaagaagCCCGTGCAAATCTTGAAGCAAGTTTTGCCAATGAGGCTGAGATTGTTTTCACTACTGTCTCAAGCAGCGGCCGTAAATTGTTTTCTAGGCTTACTCATGGCTTTGATATGGTTGTTATTGATGAGGCCGCTCAAGCCAGTGAAGTAGCAGTTCTACCTCCCCTTTCTCTTGGTGCAGCACGTTGTGTTCTTGTTGGGGATCCTCAGCAGCTGCCTGCAACAGTAATCAGCAAAGCCGCTGGAACATTGTTATACAGTAGAAGCCTCTTTGAAAGGTTCCAGCAAGCAGGCTGCCCGACAATGTTGTTATCTGTGCAGTACAGGATGCACCCTCATATTCGGGATTTCCCATCAAGGTACTTTTACCAAGGACGTCTTACTGACAGTGAAAGTGTTACTAATTTACCTGATGAGGCATACTACAAGGATCCTTTACTTAGACCTTATGTGTTCTATGATATTACACATGGACGGGAGTCACACAGAGGTGGATCTGTCTCCTATCAGAACATACATGAAGCACAAATATGTCTCCGTTTGTATGAGCATCTCCAGAAAACTTTGAAGTCTTTGGGTATGGGAAAAATTTCTGTTGGCATAATCACACCATACAAGCTGCAGCTGAAATGCCTACAACGGGAATTTGATGATGTTTTAAGTTCTGAAGAAGGGAAGGATTTGTATATCAATACTGTTGATGCTTTCCAAGGGCAGGAACGTGATGTCATTATTATGTCCTGTGTCCGTGCCTCTAGTCACGGGGTGGGCTTTGTAGCTGATATACGCCGAATGAATGTTGCTCTCACTCGTGCAAGAAGGGCACTATGG GTTATGGGGAATGCTAATGCGCTGATGCAGTCTGATGACTGGGCAGCATTGATTTCTGATGCCAGAGCCAGGAGTTGCTATTTGGATATGGACTCTCTTCCCAAGGAGTTTCTTGTACCAAAGGGACCTACTTATGGCCCATTATCAGGTAAGGTTTCCTCTAATATGAGGGGTTTGAGGTCTGCTGGGCCAAGACATAGGCAGTTGGATATGCACGTGGAGTCCAAGTCAGGAACTCCGTCAGAAGATGATGAGAAGTCGAATGCATCATTAATTTCTAGGAATGGGAATTATCGGCCCTTAAAGCCAACAATGGAGAATTCCTTGGATGACTTTGATCAGTCAGCTGATAAATCCCGGGATGCTTGGCAGTATGGCATTCAAAAGAAGCAAAGTTCTGCTGGGGTTGTAGCAAAGAGAGATTCATAG
- the LOC117906543 gene encoding uncharacterized ATP-dependent helicase C29A10.10c-like isoform X1 has translation MGSRGRPLFDLNEPPAEDEEENDGVFSFQPQKALPSLNSHTPDLFSTSSGPQRILNNHAFTHASSVSGFQPFVRPRGANVSEEPVEQKRAGNQNSKFASSSNAGNGDETNAGPQLVSSPADAQAVEREEGEWSDDESSANVYGSSSMQEQSVSGSGKAQAMSEQMDYHASSVAAETLSCDIKVFESTKEENNSHASVTLDPDTHDQRSNSSRNSEGNGKGDVGPMDGQEEPGLVPKLKEVKGVEASFAVKCANNPGKKHKLDLHKEAMLGKKRTRQTVFLNLEDVKQAGPMKTSTPRRQNFPAPITTRIVKEIRSVPPPAERIGEKQNHSMIKDQKQVDLSSNEGGGGNLVESNEPKSESNNDMNSGLLGRPRRLNSANDISAEVHPPTIPRQSSWKPTDSRQFKNSQFSGRKPSMINQSESKLVNKKHPPAKMQTTVSSQYQDTSVERLIREVTNEKFWHHPEETELQCVPGRFESVEEYIRVFEPLLFEECRAQLYSTWEELTETVSRDLHAMVRIKSIERRERGWYDVIVLPANECKWTFKEGDVAILSAPRPGSAVRSKRNNTSSIEDDEEAEISGRVAGTVRRHNPIDTRDPVGAILHFYVGDSYDSNSKVDDHILRKLHPKGIWYLTVLGSLATTQREYIALHAFRRLNLQMQTAILHPSPEHFPKYEEQPPAMPECFTPNFVEYLHKTFNGPQLAAIQWAAMHTAAGTSSGVTKRQDPWPFTLVQGPPGTGKTHTVWGMLNVIHLVQYQHYYTALLKKVAPESYKQTNESTSDNVSMGSIDEVLQSMDQNLFRTLPKLCPKPRMLVCAPSNAATDELLARVLDRGFIDGEMKVYRPDVARVGVDSQTRAAQAVSVERRTEQLLVKNRDEILGWMHQLKVRDAQLAQQMLCLQRELNAAAAAVRSQGSVGVDPDVLVARDQNRDTLLQNLAAVVESRDKILVEMNRLVILESRFRSGSNFNLEEARANLEASFANEAEIVFTTVSSSGRKLFSRLTHGFDMVVIDEAAQASEVAVLPPLSLGAARCVLVGDPQQLPATVISKAAGTLLYSRSLFERFQQAGCPTMLLSVQYRMHPHIRDFPSRYFYQGRLTDSESVTNLPDEAYYKDPLLRPYVFYDITHGRESHRGGSVSYQNIHEAQICLRLYEHLQKTLKSLGMGKISVGIITPYKLQLKCLQREFDDVLSSEEGKDLYINTVDAFQGQERDVIIMSCVRASSHGVGFVADIRRMNVALTRARRALWVMGNANALMQSDDWAALISDARARSCYLDMDSLPKEFLVPKGPTYGPLSGKVSSNMRGLRSAGPRHRQLDMHVESKSGTPSEDDEKSNASLISRNGNYRPLKPTMENSLDDFDQSADKSRDAWQYGIQKKQSSAGVVAKRDS, from the exons ATGGGTTCTCGAGGAAGACCACTATTTGACCTTAATGAACCCCCTgcagaagatgaagaagagaaTGATGGTGTCTTTAGCTTCCAGCCTCAGAAGGCACTTCCTTCCTTAAATTCCCATACTCCTGACTTGTTTTCTACATCATCAGGTCCTCAACGAATCCTAAATAACCATGCTTTTACACATGCATCTTCCGTTTCGGGCTTTCAGCCTTTTGTTCGGCCTAGAGGAGCTAATGTCTCTGAAGAGCCTGTTGAACAAAAGAGGGCTGGGAATCAGAATTCAAAGTTTGCCTCATCATCTAATGCCGGTAATGGCGATGAAACAAATGCAGGACCGCAGCTAGTTTCGAGTCCTGCAGATGCTCAAGCTGTTGAAAGAGAAGAAGGGGAATGGTCTGATGATGAAAGCTCAGCTAATGTATATGGAAGCAGTAGTATGCAAGAGCAGTCAGTTAGTGGATCTGGTAAAGCTCAAGCAATGTCTGAGCAGATGGATTACCATGCTTCTAGTGTGGCTGCAGAGACACTTTCTTGTGatataaaagtttttgaaaGTACCAAGGAGGAAAATAATAGTCATGCCTCTGTAACGTTGGATCCAGACACACATGATCAGAGAAGTAACAGTAGCAGAAATTCAGAAGGCAATGGTAAAGGTGATGTGGGTCCCATGGATGGTCAGGAAGAACCTGGTTTAGTACCAAAACTGAAAGAAGTTAAGGGAGTTGAAGCAAGCTTTGCTGTGAAATGTGCAAATAATCCTGGAAAAAAGCATAAGCTTGACCTACACAAAGAAGCGATGCTTGGGAAAAAAAGAACCAGGCAGACTGTGTTTCTTAATTTGGAAGATGTCAAGCAAGCTGGCCCTATGAAAACTTCCACTCCAAGAAGACAAAACTTTCCAGCACCTATTACAACACGAATTGTTAAAGAAATTCGTTCTGTTCCTCCACCTGCTGAACGCATTGGAGAAAAGCAGAATCATTCCATGATTAAAGATCAGAAACAAGTGGATTTATCATCTaatgaaggaggaggaggaaatCTTGTAGAATCTAATGAACCTAAATCTGAAAGTAACAATGATATGAATTCTGGACTTCTAGGTAGACCTAGGAGGCTAAATAGTGCTAATGATATTTCTGCAGAGGTGCACCCACCAACAATTCCAAGACAGAGTTCATGGAAGCCCACAGATTCAAGGCAATTTAAGAATTCACAGTTTTCTGGCAGGAAGCCATCTATGATCAATCAAAGTGAATCAAAATTGGTAAACAAGAAACATCCTCCTGCCAAAATGCAAACTACAGTGAGCTCACAATATCAAGATACTTCAGTGGAACGCCTTATACGGGAGGTGACAAATGAAAAGTTTTGGCATCACCCAG AGGAGACTGAGCTCCAATGTGTTCCTGGTCGGTTTGAATCTGTAGAAGAATATATTAGAGTGTTTGAGCCTTTGCTTTTTGAGGAATGCCGAGCACAACTCTATAGCACCTGGGAGGAGTTAACTGAAACAGTTTCAAGAGATCTACATGCAATGGTCCGGATAAAAAGCATTGAAAGGCGAGAAAGAG GATGGTATGATGTGATAGTCCTTCCAGCAAATGAATGCAAGTGGACATTTAAAGAGGGTGATGTTGCAATTCTTTCGGCTCCCAGGCCTGGATCAG CAGTTAGATCCAAGAGGAATAACACATCTTCaattgaagatgatgaagaggCGGAGATCAGTGGACGTGTGGCTGGTACTGTCAGACGACACAATCCAATTGACACTCGTGATCCTGTGGGTGCAATCCTCCATTTTTATGTTGGGGATTCATATGATTCTAACAG CAAGGTTGATGATCATATTCTAAGGAAACTTCATCCCAAGGGTATCTGGTATTTAACAGTGCTTGGTTCTCTTGCAACCACCCAGCGGGAGTACATTGCTCTTCATGCATTTCGTCGTCTCAATTTACAG ATGCAAACTGCTATCCTTCATCCAAGTCCAGAACACTTCCCAAAATATGAAGAGCAGCCCCCTGCCATGCCTGAATGCTTCACACCGAACTTTGTTGAATATTTACACAAAACCTTCAATGGTCCCCAGCTAGCAGCAATTCAATGGGCTGCCATGCATACGGCTGCTGGCACAAGTAGTGGGGTGACAAAGAGGCAAGACCCATGGCCATTTACTCTAGTTCAAGGGCCTCCAGGGACAGGCAAGACACACACAGTCTGGGGAATGCTAAATGTCATCCATCTTGTTCAGTATCAGCACTACTACACTGCTCTGCTTAAGAAAGTAGCACCTGAAAGTTATAAGCAAACTAATGAGAGCACTTCTGACAATGTCTCTATGGGATCCATTGATGAAGTTCTCCAGAGCATGGATCAAAACCTCTTCCGCACTCTTCCAAAACTTTGCCCAAAACCTAGAATGCTTGTTTGTGCTCCCTCTAATGCTGCAACTGATGAGCTGCTGGCACGTGTTCTTGATCGTGGATTTATTGATGGTGAGATGAAAGTTTATCGTCCTGATGTGGCCCGAGTTGGAGTTGATTCACAAACACGGGCTGCTCAGGCAGTTTCTGTTGAGCGTAGAACTGAGCAGCTTTTGGTTAAGAACCGTGATGAAATTCTTGGATGGATGCACCAGTTAAAAGTTCGTGATGCACAGTTGGCTCAGCAGATGCTTTGTCTTCAAAGAGAGCTCAATGCTGCAGCAGCTGCTGTTCGTTCGCAGGGGTCTGTTGGAGTTGACCCTGATGTTCTTGTGGCTCGAGACCAAAACCGAGACACATTGCTTCAAAACCTTGCAGCAGTGGTTGAAAGCAGGGATAAGATTCTGGTTGAAATGAACCGCCTGGTCATTTTAGAAAGCAGGTTCCGTTCTGGaagcaatttcaatttggaagaagCCCGTGCAAATCTTGAAGCAAGTTTTGCCAATGAGGCTGAGATTGTTTTCACTACTGTCTCAAGCAGCGGCCGTAAATTGTTTTCTAGGCTTACTCATGGCTTTGATATGGTTGTTATTGATGAGGCCGCTCAAGCCAGTGAAGTAGCAGTTCTACCTCCCCTTTCTCTTGGTGCAGCACGTTGTGTTCTTGTTGGGGATCCTCAGCAGCTGCCTGCAACAGTAATCAGCAAAGCCGCTGGAACATTGTTATACAGTAGAAGCCTCTTTGAAAGGTTCCAGCAAGCAGGCTGCCCGACAATGTTGTTATCTGTGCAGTACAGGATGCACCCTCATATTCGGGATTTCCCATCAAGGTACTTTTACCAAGGACGTCTTACTGACAGTGAAAGTGTTACTAATTTACCTGATGAGGCATACTACAAGGATCCTTTACTTAGACCTTATGTGTTCTATGATATTACACATGGACGGGAGTCACACAGAGGTGGATCTGTCTCCTATCAGAACATACATGAAGCACAAATATGTCTCCGTTTGTATGAGCATCTCCAGAAAACTTTGAAGTCTTTGGGTATGGGAAAAATTTCTGTTGGCATAATCACACCATACAAGCTGCAGCTGAAATGCCTACAACGGGAATTTGATGATGTTTTAAGTTCTGAAGAAGGGAAGGATTTGTATATCAATACTGTTGATGCTTTCCAAGGGCAGGAACGTGATGTCATTATTATGTCCTGTGTCCGTGCCTCTAGTCACGGGGTGGGCTTTGTAGCTGATATACGCCGAATGAATGTTGCTCTCACTCGTGCAAGAAGGGCACTATGG GTTATGGGGAATGCTAATGCGCTGATGCAGTCTGATGACTGGGCAGCATTGATTTCTGATGCCAGAGCCAGGAGTTGCTATTTGGATATGGACTCTCTTCCCAAGGAGTTTCTTGTACCAAAGGGACCTACTTATGGCCCATTATCAGGTAAGGTTTCCTCTAATATGAGGGGTTTGAGGTCTGCTGGGCCAAGACATAGGCAGTTGGATATGCACGTGGAGTCCAAGTCAGGAACTCCGTCAGAAGATGATGAGAAGTCGAATGCATCATTAATTTCTAGGAATGGGAATTATCGGCCCTTAAAGCCAACAATGGAGAATTCCTTGGATGACTTTGATCAGTCAGCTGATAAATCCCGGGATGCTTGGCAGTATGGCATTCAAAAGAAGCAAAGTTCTGCTGGGGTTGTAGCAAAGAGAGATTCATAG